The genomic segment TCCGTTTTTTAAAACATCCAGAGTTTCCTCTGACTTAACATGAGACTGGTCAAGAGGCGTATAAATTGTTTTGATTTCAGTGCCTGTGAGTTTGGAAAAATTTTCAAAAAAAGGTTTTTCCTTGTTCTGCTGGATCAGACCTGTTGCAGCAGGCTGGCCTAGAACATTTAAGATTAGTTCTGCTTGTACATAAAAAGGGGCTGTTAGAGATAATACAATTAAAACCCAGGTCATTGTTATAAAAGTTTTCATACAAGACTCCTTTTTTTTGGTTTTTAACAATTTAAATATTTATTGTCTTAATCTGGTTCATAAATATCTTTAACTTTGATTTATATCTTTTTCAACCAGTTTATTATTTTTATATTTCTACTTGACAAAATAAGGCTGTAACTTATATTGATGCGGACTGACCGTTCACTCCTTCAAGAGGTTTTAATATGAAAAAAGAAAATAATAAACGTAAAAAAATAATGAAAGCAGCCCTTGAACTGGTTGCTGAAAACGGGTTTCATAACAGTCCTACTTCCCAGATTGCAAAAAATGCAGGTGTTGGAGCAGGTACAATTTACAGGTATTTTGAAAACAAGGATATATTGATCCGTGAAATTCATGATGAAATAAGAAAGGAAATCCTGGAATATATTTTTAAAGGAGATAATCCAGACCTGCCTGTGCGGGACAGGTTCATCTGTTTCTTTTCAGGACTGGCAGGGTTTCTCCTGGATAATCACAGTAAATATAAATACATAGAACAATATTACAATTCACCATACGGAATTGATGAAAAAAGGGCATGCAAGGAAGATGATCCTTTTGAAATATTTTTTAATCATGCTAAACAGCAGCATATTATGAAAGATATTGATAATGAGATTCTTTTTGCCCTTGCATTCGGCCCGATTTCATTTTTGCTTAAAGATCACTGTTCAGGTTTTATTGAATTGAATGATGAAATAATTCAAAAAGTTATCAGGGCTTCCTGGGATGCTCTTAAACTGTAACCGGAGTGAACGTTCACTTCTTAATTATGGAGGTATTTTAGATGGAAAACAAGAATAAAAACAATCATGACAATAAGATTTCTGATAAAAACAAAAGTAAAATATGGCTGAGATATGCACTCCTGTTTTCAGTTGCACTTGTTATAATAATTAACGGGATTTTCTTTTTCCTGTCCAATCCGTCAGCATCTGTAAATCCTGGAGATAAGAAAGCCGCCGTTAAAATGCCTCTTATGACAGTCGAGGTAACTGATGTTATTGTAAGCTCTTCAAATAATGAAATAAAAACCGTTGGAACACTTCTGGCAAATGAATCTGTTGTTATGCGTTCCGAGGTAAACGGAAGGATTACAGCCATAGATTTTAATGAAGGAGAGGCTGTTTCCAGGGATATGGTTCTTTTTTCCCTGGATCAATCTGTTCTTACTGCTGAACTGGAAAAAGCAAAAGCTAACCTGGATCTGCACTGGGCAGACTATAACCGGGCAAAATCCCTTTTAAAAGAAAGGGCCATATCTGAGCGTGAGAGGGATCAGGCTTTTGCTTTGTGGAAACTGGATAAAGCCAATATGCAGGTTATCCAGGCCCAGCTTGACAAGACTGTTATCCGCGCTCCTTTTGACGGCACCCTCGGCCTGAGAAAGGTCAGCACAGGGGATTTTATCAATGCAGGCCAGGAATTGATTAATATAGAAGATACATCAAAACTCAAGGTTGAATTCAAAATCCCTGAGATTCATTCCTCCCTGGCAAGACCAGGGCAGAAGGTTCTGCTTGAGTCTGACGCTTTTCCAGGCGAGGTTTTTGAAGCCGAGGTTTATGCAGTTAATCCCCGCATAGACAGCCAGGCAAGAAACCTTGAACTCCGTGCTGTTATGGAAAACAGGGATCAGAAACTGCGTCCGGGCCAGTTTGTCAGGGTGTCTTTGGAAGTGGGAACAGATGAATCAGCTCTTTTTGTTCCTGAACAGGCTCTTATTTCCCAGCCTAAGCGCCAGTTTGTATGGAAGATTGAACAAGGCAGCACCCATATGACAGAGGTAACCATCGGCAAAAGGGAAAAAGGTATGGTTCAGATTGTAAAGGGACTGGAACCAGGGGATACGGTTATTACCGGTGGATTTCAGAAAATCGGCGAAGGAATGCAGGTAAATGCAGTTAAGGCTGATCCAAATATGTTTATTTAAGCACCCGCGGATAAATCCACGGGTTATTTTATGTGATTAAGGAATAATAATAAAATGAATCTTTCGGAAATAAGTATAAAACGGCCTGTCCTGGCAACAGTCATGAGCCTTATAATTCTGCTTGTAGGGCTTGTGGCTTACGACAGGCTTACTGTCAGGGAATATCCTGATATTGATGAACCGGTTATATCAGTTAATACAGTTTACCAGGGAGCAAGCCCCGAGATTATTGAAACAGAGGTAACCAAAATAATTGAAGACGGTATTTCAGGGATTGAAGGAATTAAAACCATAACATCCGTAAGCCGCCAGGAACAGAGCCAGATTACAATTAAATTTCATATGGAGCGGGATGCGTCTAATGCAGCCGCTGATGTCAGAGACAGGGTAGGACGGGTCAGGGGAAAACTGCCAGGAGATGTTGAAGAGCCTGTTATTGCAAAGGTGGAAGCCAATTCCACACCAATTATTTTCATGTCTTTTTACAGTGATAAACAAAGTTCAGAAGAAATAACCGATTACCTGGAAAGGGTAATACAGGACAGGTTTGAAACCATTTCCGGGGTGTCCGAGGCAATGGTACTGGGAGGCAGAACCTATGCCATGAGAATCTGGCTTGATCCTGTAAAAATGGCAGCACTTAAAGTAACTGTCCAGGATGTTGAAACTGCTTTGTCCCAGCAGAATGCTGAAATCCCTGGAGGACGAATTGAAAGTGCAGCAAGGGAATTTACCATTCTTTCAGATACAGGCATGAACACGGTTAAAGAATTCAGAAACCTGATTCTGAGAAATCAAGACGGATACCTGGTAAAACTAAAGGATGTGGGACGTGTTGAAATAGGCCCTAAAACCAACAGGACAATATTAAGAAGCAATGGAAAAAATGCCGTGGGTATTGGCATTGTAAAACAGTCCACAGCCAACCCCCTTGAGATTTCCAAGGCTGTCAGGGATATTGTTCCTGAAATAAAAAAAGACCTGCCCCCTGGCATGAACCTGGATATTAATTATGATTCTTCGGTTTTTATTGAAAATTCGGTGAACAATGTTTTCAAGACCATATTTGAAGCTATTGTGCTTGTCATCATAGTTATTTTTGTATTCCTGAGAAGTGTCAGGTCAACCATTATTCCCCTCATTACCATCCCTGTATCCCTTATAGGCGCTTTTGCCATTATGTGGACACTGGGTTTCAGTATTAACACCCTGACACTGCTGGCACTTATCCTTGCAGTAGGACTTGTTGTTGACGATGCAATTGTTATGCTTGAAAACATCTACCGCCATGTTGAACAGGGAATGACTCCTTTTAAAGCTGCAATCCAGGGCAGCCGGGAAATAGGTTTTGCAATTATTGCCATGACCCTGACCCTGGTAGCGGTTTATGCACCTGTGGCATTTATGACAGGAAGAACAGGAAAACTTTTCACTGAATTTGCCCTGGCCCTGGCTGGTGCTGTTTTAGTTTCTGGTTTTGTTGCCCTTACCCTGTCGCCCATGATGTGTTCCCTTCTTTTAAAAAAGGAAACAAATCCCAATATTTTAAGCACAGCCCTGGAAAGAATTTTCACGATTACTGAATCTTTTTACCGTAAAACCCTTGCATTTTCCATGAAACTGCGGATTATTATTGCAGGACTGGCTGTACTTGCGGCGTTTGGCACG from the Desulfonema limicola genome contains:
- a CDS encoding efflux RND transporter periplasmic adaptor subunit, with translation MENKNKNNHDNKISDKNKSKIWLRYALLFSVALVIIINGIFFFLSNPSASVNPGDKKAAVKMPLMTVEVTDVIVSSSNNEIKTVGTLLANESVVMRSEVNGRITAIDFNEGEAVSRDMVLFSLDQSVLTAELEKAKANLDLHWADYNRAKSLLKERAISERERDQAFALWKLDKANMQVIQAQLDKTVIRAPFDGTLGLRKVSTGDFINAGQELINIEDTSKLKVEFKIPEIHSSLARPGQKVLLESDAFPGEVFEAEVYAVNPRIDSQARNLELRAVMENRDQKLRPGQFVRVSLEVGTDESALFVPEQALISQPKRQFVWKIEQGSTHMTEVTIGKREKGMVQIVKGLEPGDTVITGGFQKIGEGMQVNAVKADPNMFI
- a CDS encoding efflux RND transporter permease subunit produces the protein MNLSEISIKRPVLATVMSLIILLVGLVAYDRLTVREYPDIDEPVISVNTVYQGASPEIIETEVTKIIEDGISGIEGIKTITSVSRQEQSQITIKFHMERDASNAAADVRDRVGRVRGKLPGDVEEPVIAKVEANSTPIIFMSFYSDKQSSEEITDYLERVIQDRFETISGVSEAMVLGGRTYAMRIWLDPVKMAALKVTVQDVETALSQQNAEIPGGRIESAAREFTILSDTGMNTVKEFRNLILRNQDGYLVKLKDVGRVEIGPKTNRTILRSNGKNAVGIGIVKQSTANPLEISKAVRDIVPEIKKDLPPGMNLDINYDSSVFIENSVNNVFKTIFEAIVLVIIVIFVFLRSVRSTIIPLITIPVSLIGAFAIMWTLGFSINTLTLLALILAVGLVVDDAIVMLENIYRHVEQGMTPFKAAIQGSREIGFAIIAMTLTLVAVYAPVAFMTGRTGKLFTEFALALAGAVLVSGFVALTLSPMMCSLLLKKETNPNILSTALERIFTITESFYRKTLAFSMKLRIIIAGLAVLAAFGTVWLFTHLPSELSPVEDRGAFFSIAIAPDGASIDYTDHYSKQVEAIINEVPERAYSLNVTGRSVVTESMSILMLKPWSERERSQQEIVKSISFPMFNVPGVLAFPINPPSLGQDFISQPVEFIIKTSGTWEELNTLTDKLMAEIRKNPGISAPRTDLKLNSPEIRVSINRDKAADMGISVQTIGNTINTLMSGRELTRFKMDGEQYDVIVKTEDHMRTTPDELNNLFVRAPNGEMVSLSNLVTIKEGVTAQSLNHFGKMRSVTISANLGPGYSQGDALAFLEREAKKILPENAGIDYGGQSREYRESGSSLLTTFFLALAFIYLMLSAQFESFIDPLIIMLTVPLSTLGGMLALYLTGNTMNIYSQMGLITLIGLVTKNGILMVEFANQLREKGMEKAQAILEASVMRLRPVLMTAGTMTLGSLPLALAAGAGAESRQQIGWVIVGGLGLGTFMTLFVVPAAYMIIARKRRKHEPEDIAEPSQTTVSSGAF
- a CDS encoding TetR/AcrR family transcriptional regulator — its product is MKKENNKRKKIMKAALELVAENGFHNSPTSQIAKNAGVGAGTIYRYFENKDILIREIHDEIRKEILEYIFKGDNPDLPVRDRFICFFSGLAGFLLDNHSKYKYIEQYYNSPYGIDEKRACKEDDPFEIFFNHAKQQHIMKDIDNEILFALAFGPISFLLKDHCSGFIELNDEIIQKVIRASWDALKL